Proteins from a single region of Flavobacterium sp. K5-23:
- a CDS encoding bifunctional 2-polyprenyl-6-hydroxyphenol methylase/3-demethylubiquinol 3-O-methyltransferase UbiG, with product MKDLFGKAILDFQTKNSPENIITETSISEADEMSVDYLFRSYMEMPLLEQKALDLVKGKTLDVGCGAGSHALHLQNERDLEITSIDISANAIQACQLRGLKNARVQDVLDIENETYDTITLLMNGTGIFGTIKNTPKFLQKLKSLLNINGQILIDSSDIIYMFDEDEDGGKWLPSNGYYGELEFNITYKGEKEDSFPWLYLDYNTLQNAAHDNGLKCELIQEGEHYDYLARLSI from the coding sequence ATGAAAGACCTCTTCGGAAAAGCCATTCTTGATTTCCAAACCAAGAACTCCCCTGAAAACATAATTACGGAAACATCCATATCTGAAGCAGATGAAATGAGTGTAGATTATTTATTTCGATCTTATATGGAAATGCCATTATTAGAACAAAAAGCACTAGATCTTGTCAAAGGAAAAACACTTGATGTGGGATGCGGAGCAGGGAGTCACGCTCTTCATTTACAAAACGAACGAGATCTTGAAATAACTTCTATTGACATTTCTGCAAATGCAATTCAGGCATGCCAGCTTAGAGGACTAAAAAACGCCCGAGTTCAGGATGTTTTAGATATCGAAAACGAAACCTACGATACTATTACGCTACTTATGAACGGTACAGGAATTTTTGGAACCATCAAAAACACCCCTAAATTTCTACAGAAATTAAAATCACTGTTAAATATTAATGGGCAAATATTAATTGACTCTTCAGACATTATCTATATGTTTGATGAGGATGAAGATGGAGGAAAGTGGCTTCCTTCAAACGGATATTATGGCGAACTAGAATTCAATATCACATACAAAGGAGAGAAAGAAGATTCATTCCCGTGGCTTTATCTTGATTATAATACTTTACAGAATGCCGCGCATGACAATGGATTAAAATGCGAATTGATTCAGGAAGGCGAACACTATGACTATTTAGCAAGACTAAGCATCTAA
- a CDS encoding helicase HerA-like domain-containing protein: MNRKDDFIKHITDGYNSKGESIIIGGAILDGDPIADAHVKIPLKTLNRHGLIAGATGTGKTKTIQVLSEQLSSFGIPVLMMDIKGDFSGIAKEGEEKTFISERHAKINIPYKTSKFPVELLTLSEQNGVRLRATISEFGPVLFSRILGLNDTQSGVMSVIFKYCDDNKMPLLDIKDIKKIINYITEEGKEEITKDYGKISTSTTGTILRKIIELEQQGADLFFGEMSFDIDDLMRIDENGKGYINIIRLTDIQDKPKLFSTFMLSMLAEIYQQMPEKGDSDQPELVVFIDEAHLIFNEASKVLLEQIETIVKLIRSKGIGIYFVTQNPMDVPSGVLAQLGLKVQHALRAFTANDRKAIKQTADNYPTSEFYNTSEILTSLGIGEALVTALNEKGIPTPLVATMLRAPMSRMDILTESEIQNINNESKLVKKYSELIDRESAYEMLNKKIAVIETETAKKEEKEEELKEKQAEIKRSSKQTTKTTDAIGKTVLKVLTSATFIRGAFGILTKMFKK; the protein is encoded by the coding sequence ATGAATAGAAAAGATGACTTTATAAAACATATCACTGATGGATACAACTCAAAAGGAGAAAGTATAATTATAGGTGGCGCAATCCTAGATGGAGATCCAATTGCAGATGCACATGTCAAAATACCTTTAAAGACCTTAAATAGACATGGCCTGATCGCCGGGGCAACCGGGACGGGAAAAACCAAAACTATTCAGGTTTTATCAGAACAATTATCATCATTTGGCATTCCAGTTTTAATGATGGATATAAAAGGAGATTTTAGCGGAATTGCAAAAGAAGGAGAAGAGAAAACATTTATATCTGAACGACACGCCAAAATAAACATTCCATATAAAACCTCAAAATTCCCAGTGGAATTATTGACGCTTTCTGAACAAAATGGAGTACGGCTTAGAGCCACCATATCCGAATTTGGCCCAGTTCTATTTTCAAGGATATTAGGATTAAACGACACCCAGTCCGGAGTGATGTCGGTTATATTTAAATATTGCGATGACAATAAAATGCCTTTATTGGACATAAAAGACATCAAAAAAATAATCAATTACATTACCGAAGAAGGAAAAGAAGAAATCACAAAAGATTACGGTAAAATCTCGACCTCTACAACCGGAACAATCTTGCGCAAAATTATTGAACTAGAGCAGCAGGGTGCTGATCTGTTTTTTGGAGAAATGTCATTTGATATTGATGATCTAATGCGAATTGATGAAAATGGAAAAGGATACATCAATATTATTCGGTTGACAGACATTCAGGACAAACCTAAATTATTTTCCACTTTTATGTTGAGCATGCTTGCTGAAATATACCAACAAATGCCTGAAAAAGGAGATTCTGACCAACCTGAATTAGTAGTGTTTATTGACGAGGCACATTTGATATTCAATGAAGCCAGTAAAGTCTTATTAGAACAAATAGAAACTATTGTAAAACTAATTCGGTCTAAAGGAATTGGAATATATTTTGTTACTCAAAATCCAATGGACGTACCTAGTGGCGTTCTTGCTCAATTAGGCTTAAAAGTACAACACGCTTTAAGAGCATTTACCGCCAATGACAGAAAAGCGATAAAACAAACAGCCGATAACTATCCTACATCCGAGTTTTACAACACAAGTGAGATCCTTACGAGTTTAGGAATTGGAGAAGCCTTAGTCACGGCTCTAAACGAAAAAGGCATCCCTACCCCATTAGTCGCAACTATGCTGAGAGCTCCAATGAGCAGAATGGATATACTAACCGAAAGTGAGATCCAGAATATCAACAACGAGTCTAAATTGGTAAAAAAATACAGCGAACTTATAGACCGTGAAAGTGCTTATGAGATGCTCAATAAAAAAATTGCTGTTATAGAAACAGAAACCGCTAAAAAAGAAGAAAAAGAGGAAGAGCTAAAAGAAAAACAAGCAGAAATAAAAAGAAGCAGCAAACAAACTACTAAAACTACTGATGCCATAGGAAAAACGGTTTTAAAAGTACTTACAAGCGCAACTTTCATTAGAGGAGCATTTGGGATACTAACTAAAATGTTTAAAAAATAG
- a CDS encoding NAD(P)/FAD-dependent oxidoreductase, protein MQTPKKIAVVGSGLVGSLLAIYLRKAGHTVHIYDRSPDIRQIQFSGRSINLAMSNRGWKALDGVGVGDAVREIAIPMGKRAIHLVDKLNFQNYGQEGECIYSISRGILNRKMIDLAEEAGAEFFFEHKIWDVTLDDATLHIGETERGAWEEKKYDMVFGADGAFSRIRHRMQRQSMFNYSQEFLNIGYKELNIPANLDGTHKLDKNSFHIWPRGDYMLIALPNLDGSFTCTLFMPFDGENSFSSLTERKDVEVFFEKNFPDSIEVIPNLAEDFFKNPTSTLVTMKCFPWTYEDKVALIGDACHAIVPFYGQGMNAGFEDISYLYEMMEKYGDDWEIIFSEYQIDRKPNADAIAELSYRNFMEMSSKTADEKFLLQKKIEKSFSDKYPDKWIPLYSRVTFSDRPYTEALTLGDEQNAIMEEVMRIPNIKAIWDSPEIEKKMLELLK, encoded by the coding sequence ATGCAAACACCAAAAAAAATAGCTGTAGTTGGGTCTGGTTTAGTCGGGTCTTTATTAGCTATTTATCTTCGAAAAGCAGGTCATACAGTACATATATACGATAGAAGTCCGGATATTAGACAAATTCAGTTTTCGGGACGCTCCATAAATTTGGCAATGTCAAATCGTGGATGGAAAGCACTTGATGGTGTTGGGGTAGGTGATGCAGTGCGTGAAATAGCTATTCCTATGGGTAAACGCGCGATTCACTTGGTTGACAAACTTAATTTTCAGAATTATGGTCAGGAAGGAGAATGTATTTATTCGATTTCGCGAGGCATTCTAAATAGAAAAATGATTGATTTGGCAGAAGAAGCCGGTGCCGAGTTTTTCTTCGAACATAAAATCTGGGATGTTACCCTTGATGATGCTACTTTGCATATTGGGGAAACCGAAAGAGGAGCATGGGAAGAAAAAAAATACGATATGGTTTTTGGAGCTGATGGTGCTTTTTCTAGAATCCGTCACCGTATGCAGCGTCAGAGCATGTTTAATTATTCACAAGAATTTTTGAATATTGGCTATAAAGAATTGAATATACCTGCAAATCTTGACGGAACGCATAAATTAGATAAAAACTCATTCCACATTTGGCCTCGTGGCGATTATATGTTAATTGCATTACCTAATCTTGACGGAAGTTTCACTTGTACATTATTCATGCCTTTTGATGGTGAGAATTCTTTTTCGTCACTCACAGAGCGGAAAGATGTTGAAGTTTTTTTCGAAAAAAACTTTCCTGATTCTATTGAAGTAATTCCTAATTTAGCCGAGGATTTCTTTAAAAACCCAACGAGTACCTTGGTGACAATGAAGTGTTTTCCTTGGACTTATGAAGATAAAGTAGCTTTAATTGGTGATGCCTGTCATGCTATTGTTCCTTTTTATGGACAGGGTATGAATGCAGGTTTTGAGGATATTTCATATTTATATGAAATGATGGAAAAATATGGTGATGACTGGGAAATAATTTTTTCTGAATACCAAATTGACCGCAAGCCAAATGCAGATGCAATAGCCGAACTTTCGTATCGTAATTTTATGGAGATGAGCTCGAAAACTGCCGACGAAAAATTCCTTTTGCAAAAGAAAATTGAAAAATCATTTTCAGATAAATATCCAGATAAATGGATTCCACTTTACAGCAGAGTTACATTTAGTGATCGTCCATATACTGAGGCTTTGACGTTAGGTGATGAACAAAACGCAATTATGGAAGAGGTTATGAGAATACCAAATATCAAAGCAATTTGGGATAGTCCTGAAATAGAAAAAAAAATGCTGGAATTGTTAAAATAA
- a CDS encoding MotA/TolQ/ExbB proton channel family protein, which translates to MANVKKESTSNGGGMVSGLIIMACVGVGVLIWKFIMGNPANFEGGNAETGHPLNTLGQVYHGGAIVPILLGMLLMVLVFSIERFFVISKAAGKTKLDTFMTKIQASIKEGQIDEAIAACDKQQGSVANAIKSALLKYQAVKKEGFNSEEASETIHKEIEEATSLEMPMLQKNMTIISSLVSLGTLVGLLGTVAGMIKAFGALAAAGTPDQAALAAGISEALINTATGIGTSAVAIISYNFFTSKIDDLTYSIDEAAVSIVNTYRRFRGSLKQ; encoded by the coding sequence ATGGCAAACGTTAAAAAAGAAAGCACTTCAAACGGAGGAGGAATGGTTTCGGGACTTATTATTATGGCATGTGTTGGTGTAGGTGTTTTGATATGGAAATTTATCATGGGTAATCCTGCGAATTTTGAAGGAGGAAATGCTGAAACAGGACATCCATTAAATACGTTAGGTCAGGTTTATCATGGTGGAGCAATTGTGCCTATTTTATTAGGGATGTTGTTAATGGTTCTTGTTTTTTCTATTGAAAGATTCTTTGTTATATCTAAAGCAGCTGGTAAAACTAAATTAGATACTTTTATGACTAAGATACAAGCAAGTATTAAAGAAGGTCAAATTGATGAAGCTATTGCTGCATGTGATAAACAACAAGGTTCTGTTGCAAATGCAATAAAATCTGCTTTATTAAAGTATCAAGCTGTTAAGAAAGAAGGATTTAATAGTGAAGAAGCGTCTGAGACTATTCACAAAGAAATTGAAGAAGCTACTTCTCTTGAAATGCCTATGTTGCAAAAAAACATGACTATTATTTCATCTTTAGTTTCTTTGGGAACTCTTGTGGGATTGTTAGGTACAGTTGCGGGTATGATTAAAGCGTTTGGTGCATTAGCTGCTGCTGGAACTCCAGATCAAGCTGCTCTTGCTGCTGGTATTTCTGAGGCACTTATTAATACTGCTACAGGTATTGGTACTTCAGCTGTAGCGATTATTTCTTACAATTTCTTTACATCAAAAATTGATGACTTGACGTATTCTATTGACGAAGCTGCTGTTTCTATTGTGAATACTTACAGAAGATTCAGAGGAAGTTTGAAGCAATAA
- a CDS encoding YkgJ family cysteine cluster protein translates to MKPSLNELGKLAKDKHIENKKYFDKLKKKTPKNLDYVMQDIHDAEFKKTDCLKCANCCKTTGPLFTSADIERVSKYLRQKPQQFIEQYLRVDEDKDYVLQSVPCTFLDNENACMIYEVRPKACREFPHTDRKKFQQITDLTLTNVSICPAAYNIVEEMKKKLPL, encoded by the coding sequence TTGAAACCTTCTTTAAACGAACTGGGAAAACTTGCCAAAGATAAGCATATCGAAAACAAAAAGTATTTCGATAAGCTTAAAAAGAAAACACCTAAGAATTTAGATTATGTAATGCAAGATATACATGATGCCGAATTTAAAAAAACGGATTGCTTAAAATGTGCCAATTGTTGTAAAACCACTGGTCCGTTATTTACTTCTGCTGACATTGAACGAGTTTCTAAATATCTTAGACAAAAACCACAACAGTTTATCGAGCAATACCTAAGGGTTGACGAAGATAAAGATTATGTGTTGCAAAGCGTGCCTTGTACTTTTTTGGATAATGAAAACGCCTGTATGATTTATGAAGTGCGTCCAAAAGCCTGTAGGGAGTTCCCGCATACTGACAGAAAGAAATTTCAGCAAATTACGGACCTTACTTTAACGAACGTATCTATTTGTCCCGCTGCCTATAATATTGTAGAAGAAATGAAAAAAAAGTTGCCGCTTTAA
- a CDS encoding biopolymer transporter ExbD, which translates to MAKIKIKKNPGSTDMTAMCDVAFLLLTFFVMTSTAKVPEALVVDTPVSTVQTKLPDSDLATLTVGKGKVFFDLKGREVRMRTLELMSEKYSVEFTDEDKKMFSMMDDFGVPILNLKQIIEMKAGDRSKAGQPGIPIDSLDNQLKEWIYNARIANIEINDKELQVAIKGDGKEEYPAIKKIMDILQEQKINSFSLVTGLRGKDF; encoded by the coding sequence ATGGCTAAAATAAAAATAAAAAAAAATCCAGGGTCTACAGACATGACTGCGATGTGCGATGTTGCATTCCTTTTGCTTACCTTCTTTGTAATGACTTCAACAGCAAAAGTGCCTGAGGCACTTGTTGTAGACACACCTGTTTCAACAGTTCAAACTAAATTGCCTGATTCTGATTTGGCTACTTTAACTGTAGGTAAAGGAAAGGTTTTCTTTGATTTGAAAGGGAGAGAAGTTCGTATGAGAACCTTAGAATTGATGTCAGAGAAATACAGTGTAGAATTTACTGATGAGGATAAGAAGATGTTTTCAATGATGGATGACTTTGGTGTGCCAATTCTTAACCTTAAACAAATTATCGAAATGAAAGCAGGAGATAGGAGTAAAGCTGGGCAACCTGGTATTCCTATTGACTCACTTGATAATCAGTTGAAGGAATGGATCTATAATGCGCGTATCGCGAATATAGAGATAAATGATAAAGAATTGCAAGTTGCCATTAAAGGTGATGGAAAAGAAGAATATCCAGCAATTAAAAAAATTATGGATATTTTGCAAGAGCAAAAAATCAATAGCTTTAGTTTAGTTACAGGTTTAAGAGGAAAAGATTTTTAA
- a CDS encoding biopolymer transporter ExbD produces the protein MAELNTGDGGGGKGGKVRSKKSNAKVDLTAMVDLAFLLITFFMLTTTLSKPQSMSLGLPDKDDDPTKNKDIKVDENRTMTLLLGDDNKLVYYMGLLATPIGGPKEMTFGKDGIRKELLSRKVSVVEYTGKKDKGIIVIIKPSKKSNYKNLVDILDEMAITGVETYAIVPEFTPEEQKLLEGK, from the coding sequence ATGGCTGAATTAAATACCGGCGACGGTGGAGGCGGAAAAGGTGGAAAAGTAAGAAGTAAAAAATCAAACGCAAAAGTTGATTTAACTGCCATGGTTGATTTGGCCTTTTTATTGATCACATTCTTCATGCTTACCACTACGTTGTCTAAACCTCAATCGATGAGTTTGGGGTTGCCAGATAAAGATGACGATCCTACTAAGAATAAAGATATTAAAGTAGATGAAAATCGTACCATGACGTTATTGTTAGGGGATGATAATAAGTTAGTGTACTATATGGGGTTGTTAGCAACGCCTATTGGTGGTCCTAAAGAGATGACTTTTGGTAAAGACGGAATTCGTAAAGAATTATTGTCTAGAAAAGTATCGGTTGTGGAATATACAGGAAAGAAAGACAAAGGGATAATTGTTATTATTAAACCTAGTAAGAAATCAAATTACAAAAACTTAGTTGATATTCTTGATGAAATGGCGATTACAGGTGTTGAAACCTATGCTATCGTACCTGAATTTACACCGGAGGAACAAAAATTGTTAGAAGGAAAGTAA
- a CDS encoding PstS family phosphate ABC transporter substrate-binding protein, with product MKKLANLPFLVVFAVILVLFACKQNDNKDNGKETILKGKVTIIVDETLKPIIEDQIEVFENKYEAKITLDAKSEKELVQAFLKDTSSIVVLSRKLTADESKKFEFKKIVPKQTIIGTDAIAFIANKNNKDTLIALQDVIHFMQGKRDSKIKGLVFDNPNSSTVRFMNELAGLKEIPEKGIFSFKINDEVIKFVSENDGMIGIVGVNWLSQPLPAMKDYVKKVNVLNVKGLAGSGYFAPTQNNIAEGTYPLARDLYIINCQGYSGLGMGFASFVAGEVGQRIILKSGLLPVRTPGRKMLIRNGINNDKENEKK from the coding sequence ATGAAAAAATTAGCCAATCTTCCGTTTTTAGTTGTTTTTGCTGTTATTTTAGTATTGTTTGCTTGTAAGCAAAATGATAATAAAGACAATGGGAAAGAAACAATTTTGAAAGGTAAAGTGACTATTATTGTAGACGAAACCCTTAAACCTATAATTGAAGATCAGATAGAGGTTTTTGAAAACAAGTATGAAGCTAAAATTACATTGGATGCTAAATCTGAAAAAGAGCTAGTGCAAGCTTTTCTTAAAGACACATCAAGTATTGTAGTTTTGTCCAGAAAATTAACGGCTGATGAGTCTAAAAAATTCGAGTTTAAAAAAATCGTTCCTAAACAAACTATTATTGGGACAGATGCCATCGCTTTTATTGCCAATAAAAACAACAAGGATACTTTGATTGCCCTTCAGGATGTAATTCATTTTATGCAAGGTAAAAGAGATTCAAAAATAAAAGGGCTGGTTTTTGATAATCCAAATTCAAGTACTGTGCGTTTTATGAATGAGTTGGCAGGACTTAAAGAAATACCTGAAAAAGGAATTTTCTCTTTTAAAATTAATGATGAAGTAATTAAATTTGTTTCTGAAAATGACGGTATGATCGGTATAGTAGGAGTAAATTGGTTGTCTCAACCATTACCTGCCATGAAGGATTATGTTAAAAAAGTCAATGTTCTTAACGTGAAGGGGCTTGCAGGCAGTGGTTATTTTGCGCCTACGCAAAATAATATTGCAGAGGGCACGTATCCTTTGGCACGTGATTTGTATATAATAAACTGTCAAGGGTACTCCGGTTTAGGAATGGGTTTTGCATCATTTGTTGCCGGGGAAGTTGGACAAAGGATAATTTTAAAATCTGGATTGTTACCCGTACGAACTCCAGGTCGAAAAATGTTAATTAGAAACGGAATTAATAATGATAAAGAAAATGAAAAAAAATAA
- a CDS encoding lipopolysaccharide assembly protein LapB — protein MNKFKILSIAFLATVTVAQAQDINQAKKAIDAEKYESAKSTLKSIIKSNPSEGFAFFLLGNVYLEQKVADSAKISYQNGLSAKDAANFNYIGLGQLDLNKGDVVAAKAKFELAKKDMRRKDFEEYVYIAKAYMNTSKPDYKNAIATLDNAKEKFGQEPQVLLTYGDAFYGDKNQNDAYASYRNAYQADNTLIRAKMQLGVLLKGAKAYTEAVAAYNEVIAINPSYGPVYRELAETYYYWANNVPGRFDQYIKEALSFYEKYMTMTDYSLASRMRHADFLILAGDYKALEIEANKMKELDKVNPRILRYLGYSAYKNGNPDLAIKSITDFIAAGTNEIIGLDHLYIGLSKISKGTSADGTSVDPVLFNAGLEDIRQAVIVDSTMTIHLGEVGKGLYENRLYKQAAAVLEIATSNNESKSFLYDNYYLGNAIYFDNAGSGVVKDMEALKKADKAFGNVITASPDTQDVYLSRARTNSLMENDEAMIMYYQQYIDIVTKKGAEEMAKPTVKSKMIECYNTMAAGYANFDKVKAKEFFAKTLAIDPTNNYAIQSLKTLK, from the coding sequence ATGAACAAGTTTAAAATTTTAAGTATTGCGTTTTTGGCCACTGTAACTGTTGCTCAAGCTCAGGATATAAACCAAGCCAAAAAAGCAATTGACGCTGAAAAATATGAAAGTGCAAAATCGACTTTGAAATCGATTATTAAATCTAATCCTTCTGAGGGATTTGCTTTTTTTCTTTTAGGGAACGTATATCTTGAGCAAAAAGTTGCTGATTCAGCTAAAATATCATATCAAAATGGTTTAAGTGCTAAAGATGCGGCAAATTTCAATTATATTGGACTTGGTCAACTTGATCTTAATAAAGGAGATGTTGTTGCTGCCAAAGCTAAATTTGAATTAGCTAAAAAAGATATGAGAAGAAAAGATTTTGAAGAATATGTTTATATCGCCAAGGCGTATATGAATACTTCAAAACCTGATTATAAAAATGCTATTGCAACACTAGATAATGCGAAGGAGAAGTTTGGACAAGAGCCACAAGTACTTTTAACATACGGTGATGCTTTTTACGGAGATAAAAATCAGAATGATGCATACGCTTCTTATCGTAATGCTTATCAGGCTGATAACACTTTGATTAGAGCAAAAATGCAATTAGGAGTTTTGCTTAAAGGAGCAAAAGCTTATACAGAAGCAGTTGCTGCTTATAATGAAGTTATTGCTATAAACCCTTCTTATGGTCCTGTTTATAGAGAATTAGCTGAGACGTATTATTATTGGGCTAATAATGTTCCTGGAAGATTCGATCAATATATTAAAGAAGCATTGTCATTTTATGAAAAATACATGACTATGACAGATTATTCATTGGCTTCTCGTATGCGTCATGCAGATTTCCTTATTTTAGCTGGTGATTACAAAGCTTTAGAAATTGAAGCTAATAAAATGAAGGAATTAGATAAGGTGAACCCTAGAATCTTACGTTATTTAGGATATTCAGCATATAAGAATGGTAATCCGGACTTAGCTATTAAATCAATAACAGATTTTATTGCTGCTGGAACTAATGAAATCATTGGTCTTGATCATCTTTATATTGGATTGTCTAAAATTAGTAAAGGAACCTCTGCTGATGGTACATCTGTAGATCCTGTGCTTTTCAATGCTGGTCTTGAAGATATTCGTCAGGCGGTAATTGTAGATAGTACTATGACAATTCACCTAGGTGAAGTAGGAAAAGGTTTGTATGAGAATAGATTATATAAACAAGCTGCTGCAGTATTGGAAATAGCAACATCTAATAATGAATCTAAAAGTTTTTTATATGATAATTACTATTTAGGTAACGCAATTTATTTTGATAACGCAGGTTCAGGTGTAGTAAAAGATATGGAAGCATTGAAAAAAGCGGATAAAGCTTTTGGTAACGTTATTACAGCTTCTCCTGATACTCAAGATGTATACCTTTCTCGTGCTAGAACTAATAGTTTAATGGAGAATGATGAAGCAATGATTATGTATTATCAACAATACATTGATATTGTAACTAAAAAAGGTGCTGAAGAAATGGCTAAACCTACAGTGAAGTCTAAAATGATCGAATGTTATAACACTATGGCAGCGGGTTATGCTAACTTTGATAAAGTAAAAGCTAAAGAATTTTTTGCTAAAACATTAGCAATCGATCCTACAAATAATTACGCAATTCAATCATTGAAAACTCTTAAGTAA
- a CDS encoding 7-carboxy-7-deazaguanine synthase QueE, which yields MLSKEIQLEVNKGAMLPLMEEFYTIQGEGYHTGTAAYFIRIGGCDVGCHWCDVKESWNAELHPPTAVDIIVENASKYAETVVVTGGEPLMWDMSLLTRNLKNNNRKVHIETSGAYPLSGIWDWICLSPKKNKLPTQTVYDNANELKVIIHNKHDFIFAEEQAALVNEEAILFLQPEWSKKEEMTPLIVDYVMNNPKWRVSLQTHKYLNIP from the coding sequence ATGTTATCAAAAGAAATACAATTAGAAGTAAATAAAGGAGCTATGTTGCCTTTGATGGAAGAGTTTTATACAATTCAAGGAGAAGGATATCATACTGGAACAGCGGCATATTTTATTAGAATTGGTGGGTGTGATGTAGGTTGTCATTGGTGTGATGTCAAAGAAAGTTGGAATGCAGAATTACATCCTCCAACAGCTGTTGATATTATAGTCGAAAATGCAAGTAAATATGCAGAAACAGTTGTTGTTACAGGTGGTGAACCTTTGATGTGGGATATGAGTTTATTGACTCGAAATCTAAAGAACAATAATAGGAAAGTACATATCGAGACTTCGGGAGCTTATCCTTTATCAGGAATATGGGATTGGATTTGTTTGTCTCCTAAAAAGAATAAACTGCCAACTCAAACCGTTTATGATAATGCAAACGAGCTGAAAGTAATAATTCATAACAAACATGATTTTATTTTTGCAGAAGAACAAGCTGCTTTAGTAAATGAAGAAGCGATTTTATTCCTTCAGCCAGAATGGAGCAAGAAAGAAGAGATGACACCGCTGATTGTTGATTACGTTATGAACAATCCAAAATGGAGGGTGTCACTGCAAACTCACAAATATTTGAATATTCCATAA
- a CDS encoding energy transducer TonB, with the protein MKLDILKNQWLEIVFEGRNKVYGAYELRKSNRKTTIKALVLGAIFFSFALAAPLIIDLIPSSEDESIDRDIKITAIKLPPKKEEPKLNVPPPPPPPPKVDQVKFVKPVVAKAAEVTEEPPKIIEMKEKKIGAETIKGDPDAVLSVAPVGTGPSKVVEEVDNQIYNTAGIEVKPEFPGGMDKFYSYVGKNYRAPEEEGLKGKVYVTFVVEKDGSLTDIKVLRDIGYGTGKEAIRVLNKCPRWNPGVQNGKPVRVLYSLPITIQTAD; encoded by the coding sequence ATGAAATTAGACATATTAAAAAATCAATGGCTTGAAATCGTATTCGAAGGGCGTAATAAAGTTTACGGAGCTTATGAATTAAGAAAGTCAAACAGAAAAACTACTATTAAAGCGCTTGTTCTTGGAGCTATCTTTTTTAGTTTTGCTCTGGCGGCACCTCTTATCATAGACTTAATTCCTAGTAGTGAGGATGAAAGTATTGACAGGGATATTAAAATCACTGCGATAAAATTGCCTCCTAAGAAAGAAGAGCCTAAATTAAATGTGCCACCACCACCACCACCACCACCAAAAGTGGATCAGGTAAAGTTTGTGAAGCCGGTAGTAGCTAAAGCAGCAGAAGTGACTGAAGAGCCACCGAAGATTATCGAAATGAAAGAGAAAAAAATTGGTGCTGAAACTATTAAAGGAGATCCAGATGCAGTTTTGTCTGTTGCTCCGGTTGGTACTGGTCCTAGTAAAGTAGTTGAAGAAGTTGATAATCAAATCTACAATACTGCAGGTATTGAAGTAAAACCTGAGTTTCCAGGAGGTATGGATAAATTTTACTCTTATGTTGGTAAAAACTATCGTGCTCCAGAAGAAGAAGGTTTGAAAGGTAAAGTTTATGTTACTTTCGTAGTTGAAAAAGATGGTTCATTAACAGATATTAAAGTATTAAGAGATATCGGTTATGGAACTGGAAAAGAAGCTATCAGAGTATTGAACAAATGTCCTAGATGGAATCCTGGAGTTCAAAATGGAAAACCGGTAAGAGTTCTTTATTCTTTACCGATAACTATTCAAACAGCGGATTAA